In bacterium, the following proteins share a genomic window:
- a CDS encoding sodium:solute symporter → MDSINQLRFWDYAVIVFILVSLVTIGMLRGRKLHGDIDFFLAGRSVRWPMIGFSIFASNISAEHLVGLAGAGYMYGLLHGNYEWMAAGPLLMLALIFAPYYLSTRVSTMPEFLERRFNRACRDFLGWLNVITTIFIRLGVALYAGGLVIRVFLGWPLWLSILVLSLLAASYTIVGGLAAVIVTESFSANIMIAGSALLTLIGISKVGGIGELVARVPAEFWSMLRPAGDPEMPWYAIIFGYPVLGIWYWCTDQLMVQRVLGARDLKNGQLGVIFAGFLKLLPVFIFVLPGVIAFALYPNLSNGDLAYPTIISNWLPTGLRGVMVAVLIVALLSTIDAGLNSISTIFALDIFRKWMPDSSHERLLLIGRLATAGAMLLAVVWSPMIGRFPKGIFIAINQLIAAIAPPLTAVFLMGVLWKRTTPRAAELALWIGEPVTVAVGLANVLGWPAGFWPHWMNFMFLAFVMLLVIMLFMAAVSLFTRPTAPDKALPTLSGLNRAGSGRVVYVLAGCLLALIVGLYSIFG, encoded by the coding sequence GTGGACTCGATAAACCAGTTGCGGTTCTGGGATTACGCGGTCATAGTCTTTATCCTGGTATCCCTGGTGACGATAGGAATGCTCCGGGGACGGAAGCTGCACGGAGATATCGATTTTTTCCTGGCCGGGCGGAGCGTGCGCTGGCCGATGATCGGGTTTTCCATCTTCGCCAGCAACATCTCGGCCGAGCACCTGGTCGGGCTGGCCGGCGCGGGCTACATGTACGGCCTTCTGCACGGCAATTACGAGTGGATGGCCGCCGGGCCGCTGCTGATGCTGGCCCTGATCTTCGCGCCCTACTACCTGAGCACCCGGGTCAGCACCATGCCGGAGTTCCTGGAGCGCCGGTTCAACCGTGCCTGCCGGGATTTCCTGGGCTGGCTCAACGTGATCACCACCATTTTCATCCGCCTGGGAGTGGCGCTCTACGCGGGCGGCCTGGTGATCCGGGTGTTCCTGGGCTGGCCGCTCTGGCTGAGCATCCTGGTGCTTTCCCTTCTGGCGGCGAGCTACACGATTGTGGGCGGCCTGGCCGCGGTCATTGTCACCGAATCGTTCTCCGCGAACATAATGATCGCGGGCTCGGCGCTCCTGACACTGATCGGCATTTCCAAAGTCGGGGGGATCGGTGAACTGGTGGCCCGGGTGCCGGCGGAGTTCTGGTCCATGCTGCGCCCGGCCGGCGACCCCGAGATGCCGTGGTACGCGATCATCTTCGGCTACCCAGTTCTGGGCATCTGGTACTGGTGCACCGACCAGCTGATGGTCCAGCGCGTGCTGGGGGCGCGCGACCTCAAGAACGGCCAGCTGGGGGTGATTTTCGCCGGGTTCCTCAAGCTGCTGCCGGTGTTCATTTTCGTGCTGCCGGGAGTCATCGCTTTCGCCCTTTACCCGAACCTGAGCAACGGTGACCTGGCCTACCCCACCATAATCAGCAACTGGCTGCCGACAGGCCTGCGCGGGGTGATGGTGGCTGTGCTGATAGTGGCCCTGCTGAGCACTATCGACGCGGGCCTCAACTCGATCAGCACCATTTTCGCCCTGGACATTTTCCGCAAGTGGATGCCCGACTCCAGCCACGAGAGACTGCTGTTGATCGGGCGCCTGGCCACCGCCGGGGCGATGCTGCTCGCGGTTGTCTGGTCGCCCATGATCGGACGGTTCCCCAAGGGGATTTTCATCGCGATCAACCAGCTCATCGCCGCGATAGCCCCGCCTCTTACCGCCGTGTTCCTGATGGGGGTGCTGTGGAAAAGGACCACCCCCAGGGCCGCGGAGCTGGCCCTCTGGATAGGCGAACCGGTGACCGTGGCCGTGGGCTTGGCCAATGTTCTGGGCTGGCCAGCAGGTTTCTGGCCGCACTGGATGAATTTCATGTTCCTGGCCTTTGTCATGCTGCTGGTGATAATGCTGTTCATGGCGGCGGTCTCGCTGTTCACCCGCCCGACAGCCCCGGACAAGGCCCTGCCCACCCTGAGCGGGCTCAACCGCGCCGGTTCGGGCCGTGTGGTGTACGTGCTCGCAGGCTGCCTTCTTGCGCTCATAGTCGGGCTCTACTCGATATTCGGTTGA
- a CDS encoding L-rhamnose mutarotase — MKKALIVLTAALALCGSGCGRTEPERKAAAADSTAQQTAKPETKSEGGQVKHYGGLIQVRPEYEERYVIIHRHVWPEVLDRIARSNIRDYTIFMHEGCLYSNYDYVGADYRADMAAIAADPVTRDWWKLTDPMQEQLEPGKEGEWWAPLDILLEDTVKQVSSAGVERHGYLALLKPGREQEVRSAFAGLAKEYSGEAIRAASIQNFVFYLKAPRLFLYLEYYGRDFAADRERFLQSGKWLALEKVLAPCLERQQAESGPSLWVEMQDVFHTD; from the coding sequence ATGAAAAAGGCTCTTATAGTCCTGACTGCCGCCCTGGCGCTCTGCGGGTCGGGCTGCGGGCGGACCGAGCCGGAACGCAAAGCGGCGGCGGCTGACAGCACGGCTCAACAGACGGCGAAACCGGAAACGAAAAGCGAGGGTGGACAAGTGAAACACTACGGCGGGTTGATCCAGGTCAGGCCGGAATATGAGGAACGGTACGTCATCATTCACCGTCATGTCTGGCCCGAGGTCCTGGACCGGATCGCCAGGTCCAACATCCGGGACTACACGATATTCATGCACGAGGGCTGCCTGTACTCGAATTACGATTACGTGGGAGCGGACTACCGGGCCGACATGGCCGCCATCGCCGCCGACCCGGTGACCCGGGACTGGTGGAAACTGACCGACCCGATGCAGGAGCAGCTCGAACCCGGGAAAGAGGGTGAATGGTGGGCCCCGCTGGATATCCTGCTCGAGGATACGGTAAAGCAGGTCAGCTCCGCCGGGGTCGAGCGCCACGGCTATCTCGCGCTGCTCAAACCCGGCCGCGAGCAGGAGGTCCGCTCGGCTTTCGCCGGCCTGGCGAAAGAGTACTCCGGAGAGGCGATCCGTGCGGCGAGCATCCAGAATTTCGTTTTCTATCTCAAGGCGCCGCGGCTTTTCCTCTACCTGGAGTACTACGGGAGGGATTTCGCCGCGGACCGCGAGCGGTTCCTGCAAAGCGGAAAATGGCTGGCCCTGGAAAAAGTCCTGGCCCCCTGCCTGGAGCGGCAACAAGCTGAATCCGGCCCCAGCCTGTGGGTCGAGATGCAGGACGTGTTCCACACCGACTGA
- a CDS encoding beta-lactamase family protein: MRPRHSNLLLVLLAAIMLVLPSLRAADLPLAKPETLGMSSARLARIDSVIEGYIADKRVAGTVSLVMRHGKVVYFKAHGMQDREKSIPMPKDAIFRICSMSKPITSVAAMMLYEEGRFALSDPVSKYIPEFKNPVVLKKTPDGKTYTVPATSEITIFELLTHTSGLVYQWDPDLGPFYKDAEVGNGIKQETLTLAESTRRMAKLPLLFNPGERFEYGLNTDALGYLIEVVSGMPLDKFLKTRIFDPLGMNDTQFFVPQSKLSRLASVYTWYDDKGLQPFPDSPIWEGPFRYDADYPYKGEMKYFSGGGGLCASTQDYAKFAQMLLNGGELNGVRLLSPKTVEMMRSMQVKTDSPTQDFGLGFGIQASLSEIGTQGKYGWGGFYNTQFFIDPKEELIGVIMSQLHPTGDLPLLDRFEVAAYQSIVQ, translated from the coding sequence ATGCGACCGCGTCACTCCAACCTGCTGCTCGTTCTGCTCGCCGCAATCATGCTGGTTCTGCCGTCTCTGCGGGCCGCCGACCTGCCCCTGGCCAAGCCCGAGACTCTCGGCATGTCCTCCGCCCGCCTGGCGCGGATCGATTCGGTGATCGAGGGCTATATCGCCGACAAGCGGGTGGCCGGGACAGTGAGCCTGGTCATGCGTCACGGCAAGGTGGTATATTTCAAGGCGCACGGGATGCAGGACCGCGAGAAGTCGATCCCCATGCCCAAGGACGCCATCTTCCGCATCTGCTCCATGAGCAAGCCGATCACCAGCGTGGCCGCGATGATGCTGTACGAGGAGGGCCGTTTCGCGCTGAGCGACCCGGTCTCCAAGTACATCCCCGAGTTCAAGAACCCGGTCGTGCTGAAAAAGACCCCGGACGGCAAGACCTACACCGTGCCGGCCACCAGTGAGATCACGATCTTCGAACTGCTCACCCACACCTCGGGGCTGGTCTACCAGTGGGACCCCGACCTCGGCCCGTTCTACAAGGACGCCGAGGTGGGCAACGGGATCAAGCAGGAGACCCTCACCCTGGCCGAGAGCACCAGGCGCATGGCCAAGCTTCCGCTGCTGTTCAACCCCGGCGAGAGATTCGAGTACGGGCTGAACACGGATGCCCTGGGCTACCTGATCGAGGTGGTCTCGGGTATGCCCCTGGACAAGTTCCTCAAGACCCGCATTTTCGACCCGCTGGGCATGAACGACACCCAGTTTTTCGTCCCGCAGTCCAAGCTGAGCCGTCTGGCCTCGGTCTACACATGGTACGACGACAAGGGCTTGCAGCCGTTCCCGGACAGCCCGATCTGGGAGGGCCCGTTCCGGTACGACGCCGATTACCCCTACAAGGGTGAGATGAAATATTTCTCCGGCGGCGGAGGACTCTGCGCCAGCACCCAGGATTACGCCAAGTTCGCCCAGATGCTCCTGAACGGCGGAGAGCTTAATGGCGTGCGCCTTCTGAGCCCCAAAACTGTCGAGATGATGCGCTCCATGCAGGTCAAGACCGACAGCCCGACCCAGGATTTCGGCCTGGGATTCGGTATCCAGGCGTCTCTGAGCGAGATCGGCACCCAGGGCAAGTACGGCTGGGGCGGGTTCTACAACACACAGTTCTTCATCGATCCCAAGGAGGAACTGATCGGCGTGATCATGTCGCAGCTCCATCCCACCGGAGACCTGCCTCTTCTGGACCGTTTCGAGGTTGCGGCCTATCAGTCGATCGTCCAGTAG